The Cryptomeria japonica chromosome 9, Sugi_1.0, whole genome shotgun sequence DNA segment TGATTATCCCATTCAAAACAATTAGAGAATCACCTTCTATTTCTAAGGAGCGAAATCCTCGGCCCATGCTCCATTCCAATCTAGCTAATAGCCTTGCAATTTCTGCCATATTGTTTGAAGTGATTCCTAAGGGGCTGAAATCCACTCCAACAAAATTACCAAATTCATCCCTAATAATGGCGCCATAACCCGATTTACCAGGATTGTCGTGGCTGGCCCTGTCAAAATTAACCTTCAAGCTTCTCACTTTTGGAGGAATCCAAACTGTACTTGCTCTATTCTGCTTCTTATTGACAAACTTATAACTACTTATCTTCATCAAATTCCATAGCCTTTCCATCTCTTTGTCCTAGGAAGAATAAGTACAATACTTCCTTCCCACTACTTTGACGTTAATGACTTCTTCGATGGCAGTTTTGATTTTAGGAATTAGTAGTTCTAAGGATAGGGCTTCCTCATTGAAGACTCTTtgatttctctccttccaaatatgccataCAAGCATGGCCAGACTAACCACCCACAAGATGCTCCATTTTGATTTCTTGTAACAAGCGGGCCAAGCCAATAAGAAATCTTTTAGTGATTGGCTTTTTACCGATCCATACATAAGGCTGAAGGCCATTCCACATTCTGTGCTCTGCTTCTAAGAATCTCATAACCCAAATTAACCTTATATTTCCCAGATTTGGATGCACTCCATAATAAACAATCTACTTCTTTTTGgtagataatttttttctttctgCTCAAGATATCCTTCAACTTTATATAGTTTTCAATCTTCCATTCACCCACTATTTTCCATTCAATCCACTCATCCTCCAACTGCCCTTTCAAAATGTAATCAACCACAAAAGGACCAACCAGTGCTTCCACTTCATTAGTCCATACCGGGTCATCAATTTCCTCAGCTAAGGAAATGTCTCCATTCCAAGAATCTCTCCAAAATTTTGCCTTTCTACCGTTACCAATTTTCCAAGTTAAATTCTCTGTTATGATATTTATACTTTcccaaataaatttccaaattgGTGATCCACTGATCAAGTTTTCCATAGAGAAAATCCTTTCAGAATCATTTGAGTCCAAATACTTTGCAGTCATAATCTTGCACCAGGTTTTTTTTGGCTGCTCGTACATCTTCCATGCTAACTTAGCACCTAGCGccatattatgcaaatccatttTCCTTAAGCCCACTCCCCCATCTATTTTAATTAGGCAGGCCATATCCCAATTTATgagtggaattttctttttctcctatgCCCCTTCCCATAGGAACTTTTTAAGCAAACTGTCTAGCTCTTTTGCAGCTTTATAGGATAGTCTGAAGCATGACATATGGTAAATAGGGATCACTGATAAAACATATTTAATCATTTGAATTCTCCCTACTTGTGTTAACCATTTGTTCTTCCATGAAGATGCCTTTGCTTGATATTTGTTAATCAATTCCTCccacattctattttgatatctGCCAGGATCTAGTTGCACCCCTAAATACTTCATAGGAAAACTGCCAGTCAAAAATCCCAAAATCTCACCAATCTTACTTTGCATCCTTATAttagtattaaagaaatatatcaAAGACTTATCAATATCCATTCTCTGTCCCGATCCTTTTTCGTAATCACTCAGTAACAACTTCATTGCCATAGCTTCCTTCTCCGAGGCCTCCCCAAAAAGAACTGTATCATCAACGAATTGAGAATGGGAAATTGGATCAATGCTACCATGGATGAGAACACCTTTCCATAGTCCCGTTTCTACAAGTTTTTTAATGTTTCTTCCCAGAATTTTGGCCATTAATACAAATAAAAATGGAGACAAGTGGTCACCTTGTCTGAGACCATTTGTAGCTTGGAAAAAACCATCTATAGATCCATTTACAATAATAGAATATGAAATAGAAGTAACACAATGCTTTATACAATTTATCCACCTATAATCAAAACCAAATCTTTCAAGAACAAAAAAGAGGAAGTGCCAAATCACCTGATCATATGCCTTGCTGACATCTAATTTGACCATCATCCCCTACATTTTGCTCATTTTCATCGAATGCATGGTTTCAGCAACTGTGATTATACTATCTGCAATTTCTCTGCTGGGGGTGAATCCATGTTGCTCTGGAGATATAAGTTTGTCCAAACAAACTTTAGCCTATTGACCATTACCTTGGATATAATTTTGTATAATGAATTACATAGAAAAATAGGCTTGTAATCCATAATGGTCAGACAACTTTTCTTTTTTGGGATCAAAGTAATAAGCATATTGTTTACTTATTTCATGAATTTACCTTTCCTGCGAAATTCCTCCACCACCAACCATATGTCCTTACCCATGAACTTCCAACACTTCTGATAGAATTCCATTGTCACCCCATCTGGTCTAGGAGCCTTATGTGGATGTAATGCGAATGTAGCCCTTTTGACTTCATCCTTTGTAGTTGGAGCCATTAGCATAGAATTATCCTCCTCCGTAATCTTGTTGTCAATAATGTCCAGCAGATTCCTCACACTCCCCTACCGCATATCCCAAAATTTTCTCAAAATATTTTACTGCTATGCATTCCAATTCCTTTACTTCACCAACCATTCTACCCAAATCATCCAGcaaatgattgatttttttattgttcCTCTTTGCTTTTAAtgaagcatgaaagaattttgaatttgaatctccagcTTTGATCCATAATTCTCTAGATTTGTCCCACCAAAACATTTCTTCTCATTGGAGAATCTCTTCCAATTCTGCTTTAAGAGAATTCTTGGTTTTCAATTCTTCGATAGACATCCCGTTCTCAATTACCAAGTTATTGAGCCTATCAAGTTCCACTTCCAccctaattttctctcaaaaatattcttaaaggatTCCACATTCCATATTTTAATCTTATTCCTCAGATATTTCATCTTCTGGACAAAACAAAAACTTGGAGTACTTCTATAATCTGCGCATGCTACCCACCACTTCTCAATGTTTTTTTCGAAGTTAATATCTCTCCACCACATGCTCAAAAATTTAAAATTCCCTTTCACCTTTTCCATTTGAGTGATACAATTCATCTGAACTGAGAAATGATTCGAGAGTGTTATGGGCAGAATTGATGACTCCAATTCAAACTATCCTCTGATCCAATATGTTCCTATGAATATTCTGTTCAACCTCTCTGAAATTCTGTTGAAATTTtccctcctattagtccatgtgaagTTAATTGATTTAGGGATAACATCAAAAAGGTTATTATCTGTCACAAAATCTCAGAAATCTTCCATCACATGGGCGTTCATTCTTAATCCTCCAGATTTTTCTTCATTGTTGAGAAGAGCCATGAAATCTCCCGCCACTATCACTTTCTCCAAATCCACCAATTTAATTTGTTCTGAAATTTCTTTCCAAACCCTCTTCTTTTCTTCTATCTTGTTTGGGCCATAAACATTGAACAAAGAAAACTCCAAATCTTCCTACAAAAATCTTACATTACAATGCATCCAATTTTCTTGCTTGGAGATTGAACAAACTGAAACTTTATCAAGGTTCCATAGAACTGCCAAACCACCCATAGACCCATTCGCCTCCTGAGAGTCTCCATCCCATAACCTAATAAAAGATTTGAAGAAGGATACTTTTTCTACATTTAGCTTGGTCTCTTGCAACAATATAATATCTCCTGAAATTCTTTGTATTTCCCTTTTGACCAAGCATTTTTTGTCAGGGGCCAAtaaacccctgacattccatgttgtTATCTTTATTGTTTACCAAGGGAGATTCCTTCTCCCTTGGTTTTCTTTATGAACTCCATAACCCCAATAATTCCTTTCTCCTTTGATCTGTCCTCCCTTTTCTATTTATTACTGCTTCTGCCCCTTACACCTTTAGCTTTCCCCAACAGAATGTTTGCCGACTAGCTGATGCATCTGGGATCAATATTAACCAGTTTGTCATTTTGAAAAAGTTCATCATCTGAACCTCTTTCATAATCAAATTTAGTATCTAACAATCCTTTATCTCTCGAAGATATACCTCTACAATCCTCCTCTGTATTGTTGCTACTACCAATTATGTTTCCTTCCAAAGATTCAAAATTAGTTTCCTTACCCTTATTCCCCCCATCTTTCTCTTTTGCTATCTCCATATTTTCCATCATGTTCTCCTTGTCGCCTTCATTTAACAATGGCAATATTTCCAATTCTTTACCTTCTTTCATATGTGTTTGTACATCTTCCTTATTTATTTTGTTTCCTTGAAGCTCAACCATTTTCTtgctttcctctctttttcttctcCATGTCTGtataggtttttgtagaacaatTCTTGCCTTTTTGACATACATTTTACATTCCTTCTCACCGTGGAATTTGCTTCCACATCTTGGGCATCGAGTTAAAGTTTTTTCTATCTCTACTTTTTGAATCCATTCCCCACATTTAGATACCAAAATTATGCTCTCAGGAATTCTTTTCACTGTTGCAATTCTCATTCAGGCACTTTTGCAGAtgtcttcttcatcatcataatcTGTTTCCAGCAAAGTGCCCAATTTTCTACCAATTTTCTCCCAAAGTTCCTCACTCCAGTATTCAATTGGAAGGTTGTATAGCCGAATCCAAACTAGTTCTGAATAAACTACCAATGGAGTTGGATCAAACTGGGGCGTCTATGGTTGAATGTATACTGCGTGTGAATTGACAAACCAGTTCCTATCGGTAAGCACACAATTTCTCTCCTCCTTTTCTTCAAACAAAACTAGAAAGAAACCCTTTGCAATAAATTTAACCACCGTTCTGCTTCCCCAATTGCATTCAACCCATTTTTTAATGTCCTTTCTAGGCCAATTCAATCCTAAAAATTTGGCAATTACCGCATACTCCTCCCAAAACACCACATCCTCCTACAGTTCCTTAGAGAAATCTATTTGAATTTTCTCTGCGTGCCCTCCCTTTCCGCCATTAACAGGTAACAACATTGCAGAGCAAAAATTTTAATTCCTCTCAtggataaaaattattttttaaaaaaaactaaaaatgaagtggttaattacatataccctaattttaaaaattaaactaatttcttcaatatttcaacattccaaaattttaaaattttaaaattaagaggttagatttggacaaccctaattttttttttttggcaaaaatcTAAAAATACATTATGAAAAAGAAGTACATAGAAACATATACAATGCTAAAGGATTTCCAAATAATAGTGGACATGACCACCCAAAAAACATGAAGGAGCCAAAGAGTCCTCCTAACAAACCTGCATAACAAAGAGATCCAGAGAAAATCAAAAGGAATCATAGAAAGAAAGCATTCACCCTATATTGTACCGAAGAAGACTAAATAGTTGAGCAACTTTATCAGCTGATAGAGAATCCAAATCATTAACACACCAACCATAAGGATCATTTGATGCCCATTTATCAAGCAAATTAGCGACCCTATTCCACTCACGAGGAATATGAGTAAAAGAGATAGAACTTAAGCGAGAAGATATCTACCAAATTTGGGCAACCGGATATGAAAGTTGCCAAGAAGTTCTCTTAGAAGATGGATTCATAAGGAGAGAGACCAAAATCATTGAATCCAACTCATAGATACCATGATTCCATTGTATCTCGAGAGAATATTGTAAGGCAAATAAAAGAGCATATGCTTCCATCTGATTTTTCATTCCCAAACCTATTCCCATTGAAAAAAATAATTGCATAGCACCATTACTATCCCTTCCAACACCGCCAATTCCCGCAGGTCCAAGATTCCCATGAGAAGAACCATTAGTGTTTATCTTAAGAACATTGTGAGGAGGAAGAGTCCAGTGACCATCCCTGTAAATCTGACAagaggaatggaagagagaaatatGAGAAAGAGAGACAAAATTATTAAGAATATATCCAAACTACAAATATAGAATCAACCTAATATAAACAGGGGCAAGATCCCTATAAAAATAACACTTAAGCATAAGGGTCTCTAGTATAGACTATAAAACTTTGGACCAAACATAATCAATAAGATGCTGATGACCCTCAAAAATCCTATGATTTCTTTCCAACCAAACATACTAGAGAAGGAAGGTAGGACCAATTTGAATAGAAGGAACCTTGGTAGGAGGCTGACCCAAATCTCTCCAGAAGTCAATCAAAGATGTAGCGTGAATAATTGGGCTATTCCAACAATTCCACCATAAAGAGCATTACTGCAATCTAAAAGGACATTGAAAAAATAGATTAGTAGAGTCCTCTCCATCACACCCACAAAGAACACACTTTGAAGGCCCTTGAAACCCCCATTTAATCCCAAGTCAAGCACTTCTTTCGAATAAGAAGCCAAACGAAAAAGTTACATTTGGGCCAACAAAATTTATTCCAAACTTGTTTCCAGCAAGGGAAAAGTTGCAATCCAAGCTTATCAATATCCAATTTCTTATAACCACTGGACACTGAGCATGTACCTACAGAGTTAAAACCCCAAGCTAAAATATCATTACCCCCAAAGAAGAGAAATGTCTTTCTTCCAAAATAGAAGAGAGAAGCGCATGGGAAGCAATATCTCCTCCAAGGGGCCACCGATAGATGGGGAACAAGCCCAAAGAACAACATTCCTTAAAGTTGCATACCCTACTTCAACTAGCATCAATGAAAATCTGATTCAAAGGCTGAAGAACAAGAAAAGTAGATAGCAAAGGAGGATAAATGTCCTAGGAATCATACCAAAAAAGACCCTGCTTAACAAGAGAAGCCCCCTTTTGAAGAGTGGTCCATATGAATGAACCCCTACCTGGTAAATTAAAATGACCAAAATCTTGAGAATTCACTCCCTATAGGTACTTATGAGTAATTATATGTGCTAAAAAATGAGTATGCTGAACACACCATCTACAATAGAGTTTTGAAGCTATAGCTTGACTATTCTAAATATCTTGTCAAGGGCCTAGGCCACCAAAATTTTTAGGATGACAAACATGGTCCCAACTTTCCAAATTCCACTTGGTTTTATCTAATTTACCAGCACATAAGAAATTCTTGGAAAGAGAAtcaaattgtttaaaaaaattctttagGAGCAGGAAGAACCATAAACTTGTAAATTGGGAGAGCTTGGAAAACAAATTTCAATAATGTAACACGACTAGAAAAAGAGATTTAGTGATAGGTCCAATGGTTCATCCACATAACTTTTTATCAAGAAGCCTCTTCCAATAGTTTCACCCAAGGGAACTGAAGTGAAGAGGAATTCCCA contains these protein-coding regions:
- the LOC131049990 gene encoding uncharacterized protein LOC131049990, yielding MRIATVKRIPESIILVSKCGEWIQKVEIEKTLTRCPRCGSKFHGEKECKMYVKKARIVLQKPIQTWRRKREESKKMVELQGNKINKEDVQTHMKEGKELEILPLLNEGDKENMMENMEIAKEKDGGNKGKETNFESLEGNIIGSSNNTEEDCRGISSRDKGLLDTKFDYERGSDDELFQNDKLGSVRNLLDIIDNKITEEDNSMLMAPTTKDEVKRATFALHPHKAPRPDGVTMEFYQKCWKFMGKDIWLVVEEFRRKEQHGFTPSREIADSIITVAETMHSMKMSKMWINCIKHCVTSISYSIIVNGSIDGFFQATNGLRQGDHLSPFLFVLMAKILGRNIKKLVETGLWKGVLIHGSIDPISHSQFVDDTVLFGEASEKEAMAMKLLLSDYEKGSGQRMDIDKSLIYFFNTNIRMQSKIGEILGFLTGSFPMKYLGVQLDPGRYQNRMWEELINKYQAKASSWKNKWLTQVGRIQMIKYVLSVIPIYHMSCFRLSYKAAKELDSLLKKFLWEGA